DNA sequence from the Prolixibacter sp. SD074 genome:
AGGAAATGGCATTGAGTCGAAAAATATGCCGAAGGTATTGCTTACTATCATCCAGTTGAAGCATCTCATAAATGGATATGACACTGTAAAAAATCAGAACTAGCAGATGCAGGCCAACCCTAACCCTGTTCAACGGAAAGAGATAAAAGAATAGCAGCGATTGAAAAATGTCCAGGGCCGGGAGGCCAATCACAATCCACCGGATGATTCGCTTCTCCTTGAATTGCCAGATGCCTGCCAGATAAACATACAGCCCGGTTGTTATCAACAACATGGGTGCTGCTGTTGCCCAGAAACCATTCTCGGGAGAAATTAGCCGAAAAAGGAATCCTACTCCAATCATCAGATTTCCGGCTGCCCAAAATACCGGTCCTTTTACCTTTGCTGAATTCCGGTGTATGAGCAACATGTAAAACCCCATAATAAGACTAATTCCTGAGGCTATGACGATGATTATTTTCAAACTGAACTGTTCCATGTACATCCGCTTATCTAACAGCTGCGCAATTTAAACATGAAAATGGATTGTTCCACTCTCATCTGTATATTTTAAAATAAATACAAAAAGAGGACTGATGTAAATAGTTTATTTTCAGACTACTGATTTAATTTGTTACTTGCTGTCTCTGTTGTTTTAGGGCTTCGCAAATTAAGGTCGGTAGAGACGCAATTCACTGCGTCTGTCCGATAGGTTGGTATGAAATAGTAGTGACAAGGCAATGCCTTGTCTCAATGTTCAAATTTTCAGAATATCTTCTTTATTGTATCAGACCACGAAGTTGATTTTTGTCCAGTACTGCGATTGGATGAAATGCGTCCGATTCCATGTAGTCAACAATGGAACGATACAGTTGCACCGCTGCCGGGTCATCCTTTATTTCATTCAACCTCGACATGCAAACCAACAGCTTTCCGTTGCCTATTTTGTACTCAAATATCAACCCGAACTTATCGTTCCGTTGCAAATTATCGATGACCTGAACGATGGGGCGGTAGTTTTTCGCCGTTTGATTCAGATTTAACGGATTGCTGTGTTTGATAATAGACCACCACTGCCAGTTGGTGTGAAAGTCTGTGGGGAAATGGTTGAACAGCGGATGTTCCGGATTGGTCAAAATACCCAGCGTACCGGGCGAAACCGGTTTCTTTATCCGCTCACTGATTCCCTTAAACATATTGTAGTTCCAGAAATCGGGTGGAAACAAACCATCCACACTGTTTCTTTTCACCGATTCCCGCGAAGGAAAGAGTAATACTTTCTCTCCTTTATTGAGTTTATCGAATAGTTCGTTGTCCAGTTTCGAGGCGACGTAAATACCCTCCGCCGGCTGTACCTTTTTCAGTTCGGGGTAAACCCACACCGGATAAGTGTTCCGGTAATCGGTTCCTTCGATGCTTAAGGTAACGGTTAATTTCTGAGGCACGGTTACCTCTGAAAGCGGAATATGAATCTCTCCTACACTGTCAACTCCTCCCATAGAAATATCAGGTTTAATGAAGCTTCCCGATTTGATGACCTTCCCTTGTTGATCTGAAACCGTCCATTTCAGTAGCTGTTTCAAATCCCGGTTCGAATAGTTGGCCACTTCCACTGCGGCCGTAAACGTTTCGTTAACGATCCAACAGTATTTCTTAAATACCAGCATCGGAACCACATCGTTGCAAAAGTGCCGCCACTCGTCACGGGCAATCACGTGCTTACTATCCATGAAGGCATCGAGCATTCCCACCAGCGCTGTTCCCTGTCCGGGATAATCCTGCAAATCGAGCAGCTGAAAACCGGCCAGCCCTTTGGTGCGTAATGCCGCTTCGATTTCAGCCCGGTAACACAAAGCCGACCAGGCACCGGATGCTTTGGTAAATGCGCTATACTGATCCAGCATTCCCGCCTTCTTCAACCTTTCGCGAAAAACTTCCAGGTTACGAGGCTTCAGGATACCTGTATATTTCTTGATTTCATTGTAATTGGGATAAATCTGGTATTGCCCGACTTCATGACTAATCAGTGGAATCATAATTTGCGACACGGGATAATCGAAGTTGATCATCGTTGATGGCTGTTCTGTATTCAGGATGCCACCATCACGCGAATCGACAAAAGCCTGGGTAAGTCTCACATGCGTCAACGTAGTGTCGTGCGCGTATGGTGTCCGGGCAGCCACATGGAAATCCTCAACAGGCAGGGGTCCTGAGTATCCGATGTTGTCGTTCGAGCCTTGTGTGTACAAAGGGCGGTCGTCAGCCTTTTTCAAGTCAGCAATCAGTTCACCCACCTTATCAAGATTGCCCCACAATTCGTTCCCAGGCGATAGCATAACAAACGAGGGATGATTGGCATAGTTTTTCAGCAACGCTAAGCCTTCAGCCTTCAAGCGAAAAGCCAGCGTATCCGATTCCAGTCCGCCCCAAAAGGGTAGTTCCGGTTCCATGTATATTCCGACTTTATCGGCCGCCTCAAAAGCAGCCTCCGGCGGGCACCATGTATGAAAACGATAGTGGTTAATGCCGTATGATTTGGCGATTTTCAGTACCCGCATCCAGCCTTTCACATCCATGGGCGGATATCCGGTTAACGGAAAGACACAGGCATCGTGTTTCCCGCGCAGGAAGGTAATTCGACCGTTGATGGCGAATTTGGTTCCTTTGGCCGTAAATTTCCGCATCCCGAAAGGAACCTCCATATTGTCTTTGATATCGCTATGGCTGATAATGGCATTAAGATGGTAAAGTGGCTGATGATACTCATCCCATAAATCCATGTTGTTACCCAACGTGTATTCCAAGTGGATGACCGAATCACAGTTCATTTGAAAATGCGCCGGCTTCAGCGTTGTCACATTTCCATCTAACATCTTGGTCACCCTCAGTTCCACATCGACTTTATCCAGCTTCAGTTGATTATCGATGGCCATCTTTACCCTGATTTTCTTCTGGTCGATGTCCGGATAAACCTGCAGGTCGGAAATGTAGGTTTTGGGTGACGCTTCCAGGTAAATATTCCCGATAATACCGTTCCAGTTGGTCTGTGTATCGTCGGAATAGATGTGTACATTCCCGTAAGGCGTCAGCTTCAAATCATTATCAATCCGAACGGTAATGGCATGCCGACCCGGAGTCAGATAAGCCGAGACATCGTATTTCTGTGGAGATTCCAGCAGGATGGATTCGCCGATGTAGTGTCCGTCAATCCACACCTTCGAAGGCTTGGTTCGCTCCATCACAAAACGGATGTGCTTATCGCTCCAATTCTCCGGAATATCGACTGTTTTCCGGTACCAGGCCGAACCCTCGTAACGGTACACACGACTCAGATGCATGGTAGTGGAGTCGGTGTTCAAAATTCCTTTCCGGTTGGAATCGGTTGTACCCGGAAGTTTTATGGAATCGCTCAGCGCTGTTGAAAACCACTTTCCCTTTATCCCCACATTGGTTGAGTCCAGCTGAAACTGCCAGGTACCGGATAAGTGAATGTCTGAACGATAATTCTCTATCTGATGAGTACATGAAGAAAGAATACTTACGAGAAAGATGAAGATGAATGCTTTGACGAGTCCTTTCATTGGATTGTTGATTTGCGATTTAGCTGTCAGGTTTCAGATGCTGCAAAACCTTCCTGTTACCTTTACAAGATGTAATCAAATATAGGCAAAAGAAAAAAAAGCAACCAAGGGACTCTACGCTATTTATCCTGATTCCTACCAGGCAATTTTGCAATCAACGTTTTATAAAAAAAGAGACAAGGCAATGCCTTGTCTCTACTATTTCAATATGTTACTGTGCTATTGTTTTTTTAATTGAATGGTTTTATTGGTTATCAACGGCTTGGCCCAAAAACTGATGTACAGAAGATAGCCCAGTGTGAGATAAAGAACAAACATCCCCTGCCGCAAACCAATCATATCTTTCAATCCGCCAATGAGCAGCGATACCAATGCTCCGCCCGCAATACCGCTCATCAGTATGCCGGAGAACGTGCCGTGGTACTTGGCCACACTGTTCAGCGCCAGCGAAACCGTAATCGACCACATCACCGAAAGGGTAAATCCCAATGCCGGGAAACCATACACGGCCATTTGTTCATTACCAAAAAGGGTTGCTGTTAAGGTTATCAGGGCCAGGATGACGAAGATGCGTAACACCAGTTTGCTATCAATGAACTTCAGCAACAGCATCCCCAGCAGACAACCGATGGTGAGCATTCCCCAGAACCATCCAACAGCTGCCGCTCCTTCCACTTCTGGACGCAGACCGTGATAAGTGCGCAGGAATTCCGAAATCCAGTTGGCAATGCCCTGTTCCGTTCCTACGTAAGCAAAGATGCCGAAGAAAAAGAGGATAACTGTTTTGTTTTTCAGAAGCTCTTTGTGAATGGCCCATGCTCCGGTTGTTTCATCTTCCTTTCGTTCCACCTTCGGGAAACGCGATACTAAAATGATTACGATCATCAGCAGCGTGATGATGCCAAACACCCAGTAGAGCGATACCCATGGTAAATGTTCGGGCGTGATGTCGGCCAGAATTTGCAGGAACCAGTTGGACTGCGGTCCACTCTTATCCAAGTTGAGCACCAGGTAAGAATAGACATACGGACTCAGGAACGATGCTCCGCCGAAAACCAACTGTGCGAACACGGAATAAAAGGCAAATTGCTCCTCTCCTCCTGATACACGCAGCAATGGATTAATGACTACCTGCATTAGGGCCATGGCAGCGCCGATAAAAAACAACGAGCCGAGAAAAACCGGATAGCTGGGAAACAGGGCGAAGACAAACGCTCCAATGGTCGCGACAATCCATCCGCCGCTCATGCTGATTTTCTCTTTGTAGCGCTCCACCAGCATTCCCGACGGGATAGACATCAGTCCGTAAGCGATGAAAAAAGAGAAGGGCAACAAACCGGTCATGGCGCCACTCAGATGAAAACTGTCTGACACATTGGGATTAATCGATCCCAGAATATTGGTAATAAAAGAAATCACAAAGAAAACGATGAACACCAGGGCCACCATGTAATAGTTCCGTTTCATAAGCCTCTTTTGTCTGTTGAAATACTGTATTTCTGTTTATACTGTTAAAGCGTATTGTAACCTTTCATCTCAATTACCGGCTTTTCGCCGTTCAGATCTTTGGTGTTCATCTTCACCGTCAACACCCGCTCTTCTCCCGGAAGGAGTGAAATGTAGTTGTCGCTCCAGAAAACCGGCAATACCATTTCGTGTGACTGGCTGGTTTTGGCTTTCAAGCCGATGAAGAACGCCAGCTTGTCCGAAGGATTCTTCAGCGTCACTTTCACCCAGGTTTGGTCGCCATGCTGTTCAACCGTTTCCGTCTTTTCCACTTTCACCTTCGGCAGTTCGGTGAGCGCCGTGAAGTCGGCATATTCTTTTATCGGAGTCACGTACCACTTGGTACTGTCGAAATCCGACACATCTTTCTTCTGCGACAGCCAGTAAAAGCTGTGAGCCATCTCCTTCCCTTCGGGGGAAACGATGCGCAGATCGGCAAAATATACCGGCGTGGTGTTCTTCAGTTCCGGCAACGCCAGAAGTTTCTCCGAGGTATATTCCTTTACGGAGAAAGGAACCTCTTTGTTGAACACTTCCTTCGAGTTCAGATCCAGCACTTTTACTTCAGCCTTCAGATTATCGAAACTATGCCGGTAGTCGTTGGAAATGTAGATGTTGTGGTTTCCGTAGTTGTAAATGATATTCAGTGGCTTCAGCGCATTCAGTGTTCCGAAGGTAGCTCCGTTGGGCGTCAGGTAGTAATCGTACAGCTGCCAGAAGAGTTTCGGCCACGGTGCATTCAACATCCATTGAATGACGCCTCCCGCTTCGGCTTTGTTCACCGCGAAGGCTTCGAACATGGGCCGGATGGCTTCGTAATTGGCCATCTGTGCTTTCATTTCAAAATCGTCGATGTTCTTCGCTTCACCGTACCGATTGTCTAGCGCTTTCAGGTACGTATCGATGTTATGAAACTCACCACGACCGCAGTGGTAATTCCAGATTTCGTTAATCGGCCAGAGTTTGTCCGCGGGGAACATCTTCTTTAATGTCTCGATAGGTGGAATCTGCGGACCGGGACCTGTCTCGGTATTGAAACCGAAAGCACCACCGTTCTTGGTATCGATGTACCAGTAATTCGGCGATACATAATCGTACGGGCCATTCATCTTCACAGCCGTCGGACCAGTGACTTCGCTGGTGCGAACCGAGCACGCCGATAAGGTAGGCCGCGTCGGATCAACCACTTCCAGGTTATTCAGATAGGTTTGTTCCAGTGCCGGACGCGGCAACATATCGCTTCCCAATACCCACACAAAAATGCTGGGATGATTGCGCAACCACAGGATTTGATCATCCAGGGAGTTGCTGATAAGCTTTATCTCTTCGGGTGTTTGTACACCACCGAATTTGTCACATTTTTTACCTACATAATTTTCCCATTCCCACTCGCAACTCCAACCAGCCATGAGCAGAATGCCGTTCTCGTCGCAGAGCTTGTACAGTTCATCGCTTTCGCCCCAGAATCCTTCCAGCCGAATGGTATTCAGGTTCATCAGTTTGGTGTAGGCAACCTGCGCTTTCAGGTTGTCCTTGTTTTCGCGCAACAACAAATCATCGGCCCAGCCGCCTCCGCGTATCTGCAAGTCGCGTCCGTTGATTTTGTAAGCTCGTGAACCTTCTTTATTGATGTAACTGCTTACCTCGCGAATACCAAACGGTTGCGAGAGTTCATCGGACATTTTGTCGCCGACCTTACTGCTGACCTTCAATGTATAAAGATTTGGTTCGCCCATGGTAACGGGCCACCAGAATTTGGCATTTTTGAAATTCAATGCCGGATACTCTTCCGGTGTCCATACAACCCGTTTCTTTTCCAACGGCTGTAGTTCCACCTCTTTCTTCACGGTAACGTTATTGATCTGTGCCTCAACGGTAGCTTTCACCTTCTCTTTCGAGTGGTTAACAACCATTGTTTCGATGGTGAGTGCTGCTTCGTGGTCATTCTCCGTATTTACCTTTGATTGTACAAATGGCTGATTCACTGAAACCGCTCCATTGAAACGAAGCTTGACTCCGCGCCAAAGGCCCATGTTCTTGTCCGGCACTTTTGGCGTCCAGTCTACAAACCCAATAGTGAAATCTCCGGGCTGCGGCGGATACACCATCACCTGCAACAGGTTACCACTCTTTTTCAGTTTTCCGGTTACGTCGATTTCGAAGCGCTGAAAAGCCCCTTTCAACGTATCGGCCGATGCGATTTGCTTCCCGTTCAGGAAAACGTCGGCACTGTAATTAATGCCGCCGAAACAGAGGCGGGAGTATGCTCCGACCAAATTCTCCGGTACATCGAAGGTTTTGGAGTAGCGCCATTTTCCTTTAAACCACTCACGTGGCACCTTCTCCAGGTTGTCGGAAAAAAAAGGATCTTTAAACTTGCCGTCTTTCACCATGGCGGCAAAAACCGTGGTGGGCACATCGCATTTCAGTTCGTTCTTAGGAGAATACACATCGGGCTTGATGAGCTTACCATCGGCACTCCATTCGCCGTAAGGCTGGAGAGTCCAGTTCTTCACGAGTTTCAGGGTAGCTGACTGCTCCTGAGCAAAGCCATAGCTCGCCATGAAACAGAGCGCCAAAAAACTTAAAACAGTCGCATTGAGTTTCTTTCGTAATTTCATATTGCATTGGATTTAGCACAGGCAAATAATTGAACAGGACAATTATAGCGATTGTATTGTTTCATATCAGGATTTTATGGACGATTCAAAAAATCACTGCATACACCGACTGATTCTACGACATCTAAATTAGCAGAATAATGCACAACTTCACCAGCCGGCCGGGTATGCACTAAAACAGAAACGCTTACCGAAGTGAGGAAGCGTTTCTGTTTTCACACCAATTAATTATTAGTCAGCACTCCCTGACTCAAATCAATTTGCGATTGCGGGAGCGGGAAGAAATGATTCTGCGCTTCAGAATAACCAAAGTTTCCAATGGTTCCGTTAGCCCCCCACAGTTCTTCTCCACGGCCCTGACGAATGACATCCCAAAAGCGCTGTCCTTCCATTCCCAGTTCCACGCGGCGTTCGTGATAAACCGCTTTCAACGG
Encoded proteins:
- a CDS encoding sugar-binding domain-containing protein, giving the protein MKGLVKAFIFIFLVSILSSCTHQIENYRSDIHLSGTWQFQLDSTNVGIKGKWFSTALSDSIKLPGTTDSNRKGILNTDSTTMHLSRVYRYEGSAWYRKTVDIPENWSDKHIRFVMERTKPSKVWIDGHYIGESILLESPQKYDVSAYLTPGRHAITVRIDNDLKLTPYGNVHIYSDDTQTNWNGIIGNIYLEASPKTYISDLQVYPDIDQKKIRVKMAIDNQLKLDKVDVELRVTKMLDGNVTTLKPAHFQMNCDSVIHLEYTLGNNMDLWDEYHQPLYHLNAIISHSDIKDNMEVPFGMRKFTAKGTKFAINGRITFLRGKHDACVFPLTGYPPMDVKGWMRVLKIAKSYGINHYRFHTWCPPEAAFEAADKVGIYMEPELPFWGGLESDTLAFRLKAEGLALLKNYANHPSFVMLSPGNELWGNLDKVGELIADLKKADDRPLYTQGSNDNIGYSGPLPVEDFHVAARTPYAHDTTLTHVRLTQAFVDSRDGGILNTEQPSTMINFDYPVSQIMIPLISHEVGQYQIYPNYNEIKKYTGILKPRNLEVFRERLKKAGMLDQYSAFTKASGAWSALCYRAEIEAALRTKGLAGFQLLDLQDYPGQGTALVGMLDAFMDSKHVIARDEWRHFCNDVVPMLVFKKYCWIVNETFTAAVEVANYSNRDLKQLLKWTVSDQQGKVIKSGSFIKPDISMGGVDSVGEIHIPLSEVTVPQKLTVTLSIEGTDYRNTYPVWVYPELKKVQPAEGIYVASKLDNELFDKLNKGEKVLLFPSRESVKRNSVDGLFPPDFWNYNMFKGISERIKKPVSPGTLGILTNPEHPLFNHFPTDFHTNWQWWSIIKHSNPLNLNQTAKNYRPIVQVIDNLQRNDKFGLIFEYKIGNGKLLVCMSRLNEIKDDPAAVQLYRSIVDYMESDAFHPIAVLDKNQLRGLIQ
- a CDS encoding MFS transporter, with translation MKRNYYMVALVFIVFFVISFITNILGSINPNVSDSFHLSGAMTGLLPFSFFIAYGLMSIPSGMLVERYKEKISMSGGWIVATIGAFVFALFPSYPVFLGSLFFIGAAMALMQVVINPLLRVSGGEEQFAFYSVFAQLVFGGASFLSPYVYSYLVLNLDKSGPQSNWFLQILADITPEHLPWVSLYWVFGIITLLMIVIILVSRFPKVERKEDETTGAWAIHKELLKNKTVILFFFGIFAYVGTEQGIANWISEFLRTYHGLRPEVEGAAAVGWFWGMLTIGCLLGMLLLKFIDSKLVLRIFVILALITLTATLFGNEQMAVYGFPALGFTLSVMWSITVSLALNSVAKYHGTFSGILMSGIAGGALVSLLIGGLKDMIGLRQGMFVLYLTLGYLLYISFWAKPLITNKTIQLKKQ
- a CDS encoding glycoside hydrolase family 2 TIM barrel-domain containing protein; this translates as MKLRKKLNATVLSFLALCFMASYGFAQEQSATLKLVKNWTLQPYGEWSADGKLIKPDVYSPKNELKCDVPTTVFAAMVKDGKFKDPFFSDNLEKVPREWFKGKWRYSKTFDVPENLVGAYSRLCFGGINYSADVFLNGKQIASADTLKGAFQRFEIDVTGKLKKSGNLLQVMVYPPQPGDFTIGFVDWTPKVPDKNMGLWRGVKLRFNGAVSVNQPFVQSKVNTENDHEAALTIETMVVNHSKEKVKATVEAQINNVTVKKEVELQPLEKKRVVWTPEEYPALNFKNAKFWWPVTMGEPNLYTLKVSSKVGDKMSDELSQPFGIREVSSYINKEGSRAYKINGRDLQIRGGGWADDLLLRENKDNLKAQVAYTKLMNLNTIRLEGFWGESDELYKLCDENGILLMAGWSCEWEWENYVGKKCDKFGGVQTPEEIKLISNSLDDQILWLRNHPSIFVWVLGSDMLPRPALEQTYLNNLEVVDPTRPTLSACSVRTSEVTGPTAVKMNGPYDYVSPNYWYIDTKNGGAFGFNTETGPGPQIPPIETLKKMFPADKLWPINEIWNYHCGRGEFHNIDTYLKALDNRYGEAKNIDDFEMKAQMANYEAIRPMFEAFAVNKAEAGGVIQWMLNAPWPKLFWQLYDYYLTPNGATFGTLNALKPLNIIYNYGNHNIYISNDYRHSFDNLKAEVKVLDLNSKEVFNKEVPFSVKEYTSEKLLALPELKNTTPVYFADLRIVSPEGKEMAHSFYWLSQKKDVSDFDSTKWYVTPIKEYADFTALTELPKVKVEKTETVEQHGDQTWVKVTLKNPSDKLAFFIGLKAKTSQSHEMVLPVFWSDNYISLLPGEERVLTVKMNTKDLNGEKPVIEMKGYNTL